From Halotia branconii CENA392, the proteins below share one genomic window:
- a CDS encoding indolepyruvate ferredoxin oxidoreductase subunit alpha yields the protein MPHTIVTDICEGVADCVDACPVACIHEGPGKNTKGTDWYWIDFATCIDCGICIQVCPVADAIVPEERPDLQKTP from the coding sequence ATGCCGCACACAATTGTTACTGACATTTGCGAAGGTGTTGCTGACTGCGTAGATGCTTGTCCAGTAGCTTGTATTCATGAAGGCCCAGGCAAAAATACTAAGGGAACCGACTGGTACTGGATTGATTTTGCCACCTGTATTGATTGTGGTATATGTATCCAAGTTTGCCCTGTAGCAGATGCGATCGTCCCAGAAGAAAGACCCGATCTGCAAAAAACCCCGTAA
- a CDS encoding NF041680 family putative transposase — protein MILTQLEKFRQGIYDSLGKAKDAVFELMDAVLTSPSIPSFVSLSQSPVFRRQWSSIYAALHDSRPPKMLLMKLLVQEVETDEQPFLAGDHSFWARPEAKTLKERTFHGDRGGSIGIGQSYSTLAWIPEADGSWALPLKHERITTFETPTSKAAFQLKLVTRELGTRPLAAYDRGYGNAKFVQATEEINADLLLRLASNRCVWGTPGTYKGRGAPCKHGHKFKLNDPQTWPEATETLEVEDPKVGRVKVMRWSGFHFLQSPNRAMEIIRVEVLQPVGRNRKFQPLWLAWLGQTMPPLENLWQKYLCRFALEHWYRFAKQRLYWTQPQLSSTRAAERWSDLMPLLTWQLWFARVACIDSPLPWQSTQDKLSPGRVAQAFPLILATIGTPAQPPKTQGLSPGRAQGHQPPQRPRYLTVKKHASKKPKTEESLKNANLTAA, from the coding sequence ATGATCCTGACACAACTAGAAAAATTCCGCCAAGGTATCTACGATAGTTTGGGGAAGGCCAAAGATGCAGTATTTGAATTGATGGATGCAGTATTGACAAGTCCGAGTATCCCATCATTTGTAAGCTTGTCACAAAGCCCAGTATTTCGACGGCAATGGTCGAGCATTTATGCAGCACTACATGATAGTCGTCCACCGAAAATGTTGCTGATGAAGCTACTGGTACAGGAGGTAGAGACGGATGAACAGCCATTTCTAGCAGGAGATCATAGCTTTTGGGCAAGACCAGAAGCGAAGACACTAAAAGAAAGAACTTTTCATGGGGATAGAGGGGGGAGCATAGGCATCGGACAAAGTTACAGTACGTTAGCGTGGATACCAGAGGCGGATGGGAGTTGGGCATTACCGTTGAAACATGAACGGATAACCACCTTTGAAACGCCAACGAGTAAAGCCGCATTCCAACTAAAACTTGTCACCCGTGAGTTAGGCACTAGACCACTTGCAGCTTATGACCGAGGCTACGGCAACGCCAAATTTGTCCAAGCCACGGAGGAGATTAACGCAGACCTATTGTTGCGTTTAGCATCTAACCGATGTGTATGGGGTACACCCGGTACTTATAAAGGACGAGGCGCACCATGTAAACATGGTCACAAGTTTAAGCTCAATGACCCCCAAACTTGGCCAGAGGCAACTGAAACTCTGGAAGTTGAAGACCCGAAAGTTGGTCGAGTGAAAGTAATGCGTTGGAGTGGATTTCATTTCCTTCAGTCCCCAAACCGGGCAATGGAAATCATTCGCGTCGAGGTACTCCAACCAGTAGGACGTAATCGGAAGTTTCAACCTTTATGGCTAGCTTGGTTGGGTCAGACAATGCCTCCATTAGAGAATCTCTGGCAAAAATACCTATGCCGCTTTGCTTTAGAGCATTGGTATCGATTTGCCAAGCAGAGGTTATATTGGACACAGCCTCAATTGAGTTCTACTCGGGCCGCAGAGCGATGGAGTGACTTGATGCCCCTGCTAACTTGGCAACTCTGGTTCGCAAGAGTTGCCTGTATTGATTCCCCCTTGCCCTGGCAATCGACTCAGGATAAACTGTCTCCAGGACGTGTAGCACAAGCCTTTCCTCTAATTTTAGCCACTATTGGCACTCCTGCTCAACCCCCGAAAACTCAAGGGTTATCACCTGGGCGTGCCCAAGGGCATCAGCCACCTCAACGTCCCCGTTATCTCACTGTCAAAAAACACGCATCTAAAAAACCTAAAACCGAAGAATCACTTAAGAACGCTAATCTAACTGCTGCTTAG
- a CDS encoding response regulator: MTRLRFLLLEDNPLDAEVINLTLTDGSVECELLRVETRAEFVRALETNTFDLILADYALPGFDGISALGIVQNLCPDTPFIFVSGSMGEELAIEALKLGATDYVLKRNLGRLVSSVQRALRETQEKRDRAFAEAALHQSEARLRQVAANLPNGAVFIVDQDLRYLLAEGEALEQAGMTTENFVGKTLWEALEPALAASYEPYFRQALNGESFSLEHNSHGRYYISHGTPLRNDRGEVDAVLAMSYDISDRKKTEIALKQSEARFRLMMASAKEYAIFTLDLNAAIISWSAGAEYLFQYSEAEMIGCDSRILYTLENNLQDRVGWELQVAQTQGQAENECWHIRKDGSRFWGSGLVMPLRNEADDVQGFIKIMRDVTSQRQADERLRLLYEITSDLLEVEQPMTLMHNLFSKLAPQLGLDYYYNYIVESKDNRPILHLQNHHGITQEMAEAFEWVEFGESLCGLVAQERQQIVLDRAQIATHPHAQAVRNLSATTYIGQPLIVQERLLGIISFGSRTRTRFTSEEINLLQLIGEQMAIALDRANLIISIQQHAQQLQRANQIKDEFLAVLSHELRSPLNPILGWAQLLQKGKFDTVRQREALLTIERNAKLQSQLIEDLLDVSRIMQGKLSLTVVPLNLTSVISAAVETVRLAAQKKNIRLQINLEPTAPISGDAARLQQVVWNLLTNAVKFTPDYGQVIVELRQIDRLAQIRVIDTGKGIQPEFIPYVFDYFQQQDSSTTRRFGGLGLGLAIVHQIVELHSGTVKAESLGENQGATFTVQIPILNQSVLTVLKPADAKTSSAQTPLLSNLQILLVDDDTDTRKFEAFLLEQSGAKVTAVASGLEALQVLDSFIPDLIVSDIGMAQMDGYMLMEQIRSRPPNQGGTMPAIALTAYAGDLDQKKALTAGFQAHISKPLEPKELVKKILNLIEHN, encoded by the coding sequence ATGACAAGACTGCGGTTTCTTTTGCTCGAAGACAATCCCCTTGATGCAGAGGTGATAAATCTGACACTGACCGATGGTAGCGTTGAATGTGAACTGCTGCGAGTGGAAACTCGCGCTGAGTTTGTCAGGGCATTAGAAACCAATACGTTCGATTTGATTTTGGCAGACTATGCTTTGCCCGGTTTTGATGGCATTTCTGCCTTGGGCATTGTTCAAAACCTGTGTCCTGACACGCCTTTTATTTTCGTCTCTGGCAGTATGGGCGAAGAATTGGCGATTGAAGCGCTGAAGTTGGGGGCCACCGACTATGTGCTGAAGCGCAACTTAGGGCGGTTAGTGTCTAGTGTCCAACGAGCGCTGCGAGAAACCCAAGAAAAGCGCGATCGCGCCTTTGCCGAAGCCGCACTGCACCAAAGCGAAGCCCGCTTGCGTCAAGTTGCAGCCAACCTGCCCAATGGCGCTGTATTCATTGTGGATCAAGATTTACGCTACCTGCTGGCAGAAGGCGAAGCGCTGGAGCAAGCCGGCATGACTACTGAAAACTTTGTCGGCAAAACACTCTGGGAAGCCCTCGAACCCGCCCTGGCAGCCAGCTACGAACCCTACTTCCGTCAAGCTCTCAATGGCGAATCGTTTTCCTTAGAACACAATAGCCACGGTCGGTACTATATCTCTCATGGCACACCTTTACGTAACGATCGCGGTGAAGTTGATGCTGTGCTGGCAATGTCCTACGACATTAGCGATCGCAAAAAAACCGAAATTGCCCTCAAACAAAGTGAAGCTCGCTTTCGGTTAATGATGGCAAGTGCAAAGGAATATGCCATTTTCACCCTCGATCTCAATGCTGCGATCATCAGTTGGAGTGCTGGGGCTGAATACTTGTTCCAGTATTCAGAAGCAGAAATGATTGGCTGTGACAGTCGCATCCTTTACACTCTTGAAAATAACCTCCAAGACCGCGTGGGGTGGGAATTGCAAGTTGCCCAAACTCAAGGACAGGCAGAAAATGAGTGTTGGCATATCCGAAAAGACGGTAGTCGCTTTTGGGGTAGCGGCCTGGTGATGCCCTTACGCAATGAAGCCGACGACGTGCAAGGATTTATTAAAATCATGCGCGATGTCACCTCACAGCGGCAAGCTGACGAACGCTTGCGGTTGCTCTATGAAATCACCAGCGATCTCCTGGAGGTCGAGCAACCGATGACGCTAATGCACAATTTATTTAGTAAACTCGCACCCCAGCTAGGGTTAGACTATTACTACAACTACATCGTCGAGTCAAAAGACAACCGCCCCATCCTGCATTTGCAAAACCATCACGGCATTACTCAAGAGATGGCAGAGGCGTTTGAGTGGGTTGAGTTCGGTGAATCCCTCTGTGGATTGGTCGCTCAAGAACGCCAGCAAATCGTTCTCGACCGCGCCCAAATTGCCACTCATCCTCATGCTCAAGCCGTCCGCAACCTGAGTGCCACTACTTATATTGGTCAACCGTTAATTGTCCAAGAACGGTTATTGGGAATCATCTCATTTGGTAGCCGTACTCGCACTCGCTTTACCTCAGAAGAAATCAATTTGCTGCAATTGATTGGTGAGCAGATGGCGATCGCCCTCGACCGAGCAAACTTAATTATCTCGATTCAGCAACACGCACAACAGTTACAACGAGCTAACCAAATTAAAGACGAGTTTTTAGCGGTGCTGTCTCATGAGTTGCGATCGCCCCTCAACCCCATCTTGGGCTGGGCACAACTGCTGCAAAAAGGCAAGTTCGATACCGTCCGTCAACGCGAAGCACTACTAACGATTGAGCGTAACGCCAAACTGCAATCACAATTAATTGAAGACTTGCTCGACGTTTCGCGGATTATGCAGGGCAAGCTGTCGTTAACGGTGGTTCCCCTTAATTTAACCTCTGTTATTTCTGCTGCCGTGGAAACAGTGCGTTTAGCAGCACAAAAAAAGAATATTCGGTTACAAATTAATCTAGAGCCGACTGCACCTATCTCTGGTGATGCTGCCCGCTTGCAACAAGTGGTGTGGAACTTGCTGACCAATGCCGTCAAATTTACACCAGATTATGGACAAGTAATCGTTGAATTAAGGCAAATTGATCGACTGGCTCAAATTCGGGTGATTGATACAGGCAAAGGCATTCAACCGGAATTTATACCATACGTGTTTGATTATTTCCAGCAACAGGATAGTTCAACGACACGCAGATTTGGTGGCTTAGGTTTAGGGCTGGCGATCGTCCACCAAATTGTAGAACTGCACAGTGGCACAGTCAAGGCAGAAAGCTTGGGTGAGAATCAAGGTGCAACCTTTACAGTCCAAATACCAATCTTAAACCAGTCAGTATTAACTGTACTTAAGCCAGCCGACGCTAAAACATCAAGCGCCCAGACTCCCTTATTAAGTAACCTGCAAATTTTGCTTGTAGATGATGATACTGATACTCGCAAGTTTGAAGCATTTTTGCTAGAACAAAGTGGTGCAAAGGTGACAGCCGTAGCGTCTGGGCTAGAAGCATTGCAAGTACTTGATAGTTTCATTCCTGATTTAATTGTGAGTGATATAGGCATGGCTCAGATGGATGGCTATATGCTAATGGAACAAATTCGTTCACGCCCACCCAATCAGGGAGGAACGATGCCGGCGATCGCATTAACTGCCTATGCCGGAGATCTTGACCAAAAAAAAGCCCTAACTGCTGGTTTTCAAGCTCATATTAGCAAACCATTAGAACCAAAAGAGTTAGTGAAGAAAATTCTCAACCTAATAGAACACAACTAA
- a CDS encoding tetratricopeptide repeat protein produces MTQPFSQVKEWEQRRHEASRYYQRGKFSEYLNLATENLRLARAIPDRAREGHTLNDIGLAHLGCWQFQKALKCFHQALAVAQEIDNDRAQATAMSNLGSTYSRLGRFSQALEYLDQAVFIFRKLQDTQGEVSTLNDVALIYTRLREPKRALLLQNQILAMRRSLGDFSGEATTLNGIGFAYCTLGKFEQALKFLQEALPIQRATKNLLGEATTLNNIASVYSDLGQPKEALILYHQVLLTRQALNDRSGEATTLHNIGFTYSILAQHKQGLKFYKQAIAIYQELSDCLGESSTLVNMGNLYAMTKRKKLARSCYRNAQELAEQLEYQPLLEKLQQYMDAL; encoded by the coding sequence ATGACGCAACCTTTTAGTCAAGTCAAAGAATGGGAACAACGTCGCCACGAAGCCAGCCGCTACTATCAGCGAGGAAAATTTTCAGAATATCTCAATTTAGCCACCGAGAATTTGCGTTTAGCTAGAGCCATTCCAGATCGAGCCAGAGAAGGTCATACATTGAACGATATTGGTTTGGCTCACCTTGGTTGCTGGCAATTTCAAAAAGCGTTAAAGTGTTTTCATCAGGCGCTTGCGGTTGCTCAAGAAATCGATAACGATCGCGCCCAAGCAACTGCTATGAGTAATTTGGGTTCTACTTACAGTCGTCTGGGAAGATTTTCTCAAGCCTTGGAGTATTTAGATCAAGCAGTTTTCATCTTCAGGAAATTGCAAGATACTCAAGGTGAAGTTTCTACTCTCAATGATGTGGCGTTGATTTATACCAGATTGCGAGAACCGAAACGAGCATTATTGCTACAAAACCAAATTTTAGCAATGCGGCGATCGCTAGGAGATTTTTCTGGTGAAGCCACAACTTTAAATGGGATTGGTTTTGCTTACTGCACTTTAGGCAAGTTTGAACAAGCTCTCAAATTTCTGCAAGAAGCCCTACCAATTCAACGAGCCACTAAAAATCTGCTAGGTGAAGCAACGACTTTAAACAATATTGCTTCTGTATATAGCGATTTAGGGCAACCTAAAGAAGCATTAATACTTTATCATCAAGTTTTGTTGACACGTCAAGCATTAAACGATCGCTCTGGTGAAGCAACAACCCTGCATAACATTGGTTTTACCTACAGTATTCTTGCACAACACAAGCAAGGATTAAAGTTCTACAAACAAGCGATCGCAATTTATCAAGAATTGAGCGATTGTCTAGGAGAAAGTTCAACTTTAGTGAATATGGGCAACCTGTATGCAATGACGAAACGCAAAAAGTTGGCGCGATCGTGCTATCGAAATGCTCAAGAATTAGCTGAACAACTCGAATATCAGCCACTGTTAGAAAAGTTACAGCAATACATGGATGCTCTTTAA
- a CDS encoding BrnA antitoxin family protein, with amino-acid sequence MNNKPTSSNSQTDWQRLDAMSDEDIDLSDSPEITPEMFAKAVVRRGLPATKAKAQVTLRVDSDVLEWFKSQGRGYQTQINQLLRAYMEAHQ; translated from the coding sequence ATGAACAACAAACCTACTTCGAGCAACTCTCAAACTGATTGGCAACGATTAGATGCAATGAGTGATGAGGATATTGATTTGTCAGACTCTCCAGAGATTACACCCGAAATGTTTGCTAAGGCAGTAGTGCGACGAGGTTTACCTGCTACAAAAGCCAAGGCTCAAGTTACACTCCGCGTTGATAGCGATGTGTTGGAGTGGTTTAAGTCTCAAGGGCGAGGCTATCAGACACAGATCAATCAATTGTTACGAGCGTATATGGAGGCACATCAATAA
- a CDS encoding PEP-CTERM sorting domain-containing protein (PEP-CTERM proteins occur, often in large numbers, in the proteomes of bacteria that also encode an exosortase, a predicted intramembrane cysteine proteinase. The presence of a PEP-CTERM domain at a protein's C-terminus predicts cleavage within the sorting domain, followed by covalent anchoring to some some component of the (usually Gram-negative) cell surface. Many PEP-CTERM proteins exhibit an unusual sequence composition that includes large numbers of potential glycosylation sites. Expression of one such protein has been shown restore the ability of a bacterium to form floc, a type of biofilm.), giving the protein MKILSVLLSSKFLTLGSATVAISLMSAQSATAGTFDLSFTKLSGLTGGNPEGTAVYRADLSNIGFDISSINITDSNSGTGGFFGKFSGFDLDAIKLSNTLINNAANVNSITELNVFDFSPAGTMLMGGNQRPPIDPLLFGTTGSNIDNLVATLQSFDGNSTTDSSVSGFVSLGDGGKVGFNLTSPVSTASPLYLYIGEVGDNGEVVAGQITVSDVPMSIPEPTSLAALSLMGIFFAVRRKNSKKL; this is encoded by the coding sequence ATGAAAATACTCAGTGTGTTACTTAGTTCTAAGTTTCTAACTCTTGGTTCGGCTACTGTAGCAATCAGCTTGATGTCTGCTCAAAGTGCTACAGCTGGAACATTTGATCTTTCTTTTACTAAGTTATCTGGCTTGACTGGTGGTAATCCTGAAGGAACAGCTGTTTACCGTGCCGATTTATCTAATATTGGCTTTGATATTAGTTCTATCAATATTACGGATAGCAATAGCGGTACAGGTGGTTTCTTTGGCAAATTTAGTGGCTTTGATTTAGATGCCATCAAACTCAGTAACACTTTGATTAATAATGCTGCCAACGTCAACAGTATTACAGAATTAAATGTGTTTGACTTTAGTCCAGCGGGAACTATGTTGATGGGAGGAAATCAACGCCCTCCTATCGATCCACTTTTATTTGGTACTACTGGTAGCAATATTGATAATTTAGTTGCTACACTGCAAAGTTTCGATGGTAATTCTACAACTGACTCTAGTGTTTCTGGATTTGTTAGTTTAGGTGATGGCGGTAAAGTTGGTTTTAACCTCACAAGCCCTGTTTCTACAGCTAGTCCATTATATCTTTACATTGGAGAAGTCGGTGACAACGGTGAGGTAGTAGCAGGCCAAATAACTGTCTCTGATGTACCAATGTCGATTCCAGAACCTACCAGTCTCGCTGCTTTATCTTTAATGGGAATCTTCTTTGCAGTTCGCCGCAAGAATAGTAAAAAGCTATGA
- a CDS encoding ATP-binding protein: MNDVRDGTRTPEQIAAFEAFDISSIVNTPYLSNGRWVFDLGVTRNKPSVWREDEIELLRELSARLWLRIERACAEAAMRESEIQRIQEQAAREQERQRAESLAELDRAKTLFFSNVSHEFRTPLTLLLAPLQDALSDAVNPLTSAQRERLELAHRNGLRLLKLVNTLLDFSRIEADRLEANYEPTDLSIYTAELASVFRSAIENANLQLVVNCPPLPDHIYVDREMWEKIVLNLLSNALKFTFEGIISVSLKPIKEAREQGAGSRGEEFSPLLVELTVSDTGVGIAASELPHLFERFYQVKGAKGRSYEGSGIGLSLVQELVKRHGGAIAVTSVVNQGTTFTVTIPTGIAHLPADQVWVASTLASTAVTANAFVEEALGWLGEEGEALRLRSGRGGSPSASLRTRGQPFGFAQGEGAGRTALDESTEFQAQSSEVHTQSSEVQAQSSEGQAQSSEVHAQSSEGQAQSSEVHAQSSEVHAQSSEVQAQSSEVHAQSSEVQAQSSEVQAQSSEVHAQSSEVQAQSSEVHAQSSEVQAPSQSSPLLPAPCPPASCPLPPASSGAQSSKRARILVVDDNADMRGYLRRLLNQYYEVETANDGLAALMAIRRGGSAIYDLVLADVMMPKMNGFELVRSLRALPNTQTIPIILLSARAGEESRVEGLEIGADDYLIKPFSARELLARVNANLQLAQLRREAVNREQVMQAVQTLNEGLEQQVKARTAQLEAINQELEAFSSSVSHDLRTPLRYISSFAERLQGKLNPTLVDASSWQTLNIIIQSALQAEKMVDDLLEFSRLGKTEMHLTTVNISQLVQQVQAQLQPELIGRSLHWEVEPLATVEADPILLRLVLQNLLSNAVKYSRNNTEAAITIGRIEQEQEVVFFVKDNGAGFDMKYHDRLFSIFQRLHPQEEFAGTGVGLATVRRIIHRHGGRIWAEGAIDQGATFYFSLPKHEG; this comes from the coding sequence GTGAACGACGTGCGCGACGGAACACGTACACCCGAACAGATCGCAGCGTTTGAGGCGTTCGACATCAGTTCGATCGTCAATACGCCGTACTTAAGCAACGGACGCTGGGTTTTCGATCTGGGTGTCACGCGCAACAAGCCTTCGGTCTGGCGCGAAGACGAAATCGAGCTTTTGCGGGAACTCTCCGCGCGCCTCTGGCTCAGAATCGAACGCGCCTGCGCCGAAGCCGCCATGCGTGAATCAGAAATTCAGCGGATTCAAGAACAAGCCGCCCGCGAACAAGAACGCCAACGCGCCGAATCTCTAGCAGAACTTGATCGCGCCAAAACCCTGTTCTTTAGCAACGTCAGCCATGAATTTCGCACGCCGCTAACGCTATTACTCGCTCCCCTGCAAGATGCCTTGAGCGATGCGGTCAATCCCCTAACTTCTGCACAACGGGAACGGCTAGAACTAGCACATCGCAACGGCTTGCGTTTGCTGAAACTGGTTAACACGCTGCTTGACTTTTCTCGCATTGAAGCCGATCGCCTGGAAGCAAACTACGAACCCACCGACTTATCCATCTACACGGCAGAACTGGCAAGTGTGTTTCGCTCGGCAATTGAGAATGCTAATTTGCAGTTAGTTGTCAATTGTCCTCCCCTACCCGATCACATTTATGTTGATCGAGAAATGTGGGAAAAGATTGTATTGAATCTACTCTCCAATGCCTTAAAATTTACCTTCGAGGGTATCATTTCTGTCTCGCTCAAACCCATTAAAGAGGCAAGGGAGCAGGGAGCAGGGAGCAGGGGAGAAGAATTTTCCCCTCTGCTCGTTGAATTGACAGTCAGCGATACGGGCGTAGGTATTGCCGCTTCCGAACTGCCTCACCTGTTTGAGAGATTCTATCAAGTCAAAGGCGCGAAGGGACGCAGCTATGAAGGATCAGGCATTGGCTTATCTCTGGTGCAGGAACTCGTCAAGCGGCACGGCGGCGCGATCGCGGTTACGAGCGTAGTAAATCAAGGCACAACCTTCACCGTTACCATCCCCACCGGAATCGCCCATCTACCCGCCGACCAAGTCTGGGTTGCCTCGACCCTGGCATCGACAGCTGTAACTGCAAACGCTTTTGTTGAAGAAGCCTTAGGTTGGCTAGGTGAAGAAGGGGAAGCCCTTCGGCTTCGCTCAGGACGAGGGGGCAGCCCTTCGGCTTCGCTCAGGACGAGGGGGCAGCCCTTCGGCTTCGCTCAGGGCGAGGGGGCAGGGAGAACTGCACTTGATGAAAGCACAGAATTTCAAGCTCAAAGCTCGGAGGTTCACACTCAAAGCTCGGAAGTTCAAGCTCAAAGCTCGGAGGGTCAAGCTCAAAGCTCGGAAGTTCACGCTCAAAGCTCGGAGGGTCAAGCTCAAAGCTCGGAAGTTCACGCTCAAAGCTCAGAGGTTCACGCTCAAAGCTCGGAAGTTCAAGCTCAAAGCTCGGAAGTTCACGCTCAAAGCTCAGAGGTTCAAGCTCAAAGCTCGGAAGTTCAAGCTCAAAGCTCGGAAGTTCACGCTCAAAGCTCAGAGGTTCAAGCTCAAAGCTCGGAAGTTCACGCTCAAAGCTCAGAGGTTCAAGCCCCATCCCAGTCTTCCCCCTTGCTCCCTGCTCCCTGCCCCCCTGCCTCCTGCCCCCTGCCCCCTGCCTCCAGCGGCGCTCAAAGCTCCAAGAGGGCGCGTATTCTTGTAGTAGATGACAACGCCGATATGCGCGGCTACCTCAGGCGGTTATTAAACCAGTACTATGAGGTGGAAACTGCAAATGACGGGTTAGCCGCCCTGATGGCAATTCGGCGTGGTGGAAGTGCTATCTATGACTTGGTGTTAGCAGATGTGATGATGCCCAAAATGAATGGCTTTGAGTTGGTGCGATCGCTACGGGCTTTACCAAATACCCAGACAATACCGATTATTTTGCTCTCTGCCCGTGCTGGTGAAGAATCACGGGTGGAGGGTTTAGAAATTGGGGCAGATGACTACTTAATTAAACCCTTCTCGGCACGAGAATTATTAGCGCGAGTCAATGCCAACCTGCAACTGGCACAACTGCGACGCGAAGCGGTCAACCGCGAACAGGTAATGCAAGCGGTACAAACGCTCAACGAAGGCTTAGAGCAACAAGTGAAAGCTCGGACTGCTCAACTAGAAGCCATTAACCAAGAACTAGAGGCGTTTTCTTCTTCGGTATCCCACGACTTGCGAACGCCGCTACGCTACATCAGCAGCTTTGCCGAACGATTGCAAGGCAAGCTCAATCCAACCCTCGTCGATGCATCCAGTTGGCAGACTCTCAACATTATCATCCAATCTGCGCTTCAGGCAGAAAAAATGGTAGACGACCTGCTGGAATTTTCCCGCCTAGGGAAGACAGAAATGCACTTGACTACTGTTAATATCAGTCAATTGGTGCAGCAAGTGCAAGCACAATTGCAGCCAGAACTAATCGGGCGATCGCTCCACTGGGAAGTTGAGCCATTGGCAACGGTAGAAGCTGACCCAATACTGCTGCGGCTAGTTCTGCAAAATTTGCTATCGAATGCCGTCAAGTACAGCCGTAATAACACTGAAGCCGCCATCACAATTGGTAGGATTGAACAGGAGCAAGAAGTGGTATTCTTTGTCAAAGACAATGGTGCAGGGTTCGACATGAAATATCATGATCGACTATTTAGTATATTTCAACGGTTGCATCCGCAGGAGGAGTTTGCTGGAACCGGAGTCGGACTTGCCACCGTACGCCGGATCATTCATCGACATGGCGGACGCATTTGGGCAGAAGGCGCAATCGACCAGGGCGCAACGTTCTACTTTTCGCTCCCGAAACATGAGGGATAG